In Deltaproteobacteria bacterium, the following proteins share a genomic window:
- a CDS encoding PAS domain S-box protein, whose amino-acid sequence MKDDTLERQLDISLGRLEDLPGHIDAAPVKGILSEAIHDLSNVLGELAAARRRSEEFHDLLVNAIPSSILLVDRNLQVLFANRNFLEKICRSKDNIVGKRLSQVFPEVIIKELGLEEAIRGVFDRGGSTQGQRFTYRAPGVPLRTYYYRMMPVIWAANVDAVLLLMEDVSEQVQLSKEVRYAERHLASVVDSASDIVLSTDTEGRIRTWNPAAERISGYRVDDVKGRSLFEYFAKEHREDGKAFLSTLELQGGPRTADWILLTADEGSVFISWVFSTIKDEASHTTGFVAVGRDQTERRKLEAQRLRREKLAALGVMAGGIAHELLNPLAVCSSAAQFLMNDGIKPEFRRECAEKVQSGITRASAIIENVLMFARPSDNADFVPLDILAVLNEMFRLVAYEARTQKIELVADLPNERIVVNGNNGLLQQVFMNLFLNAIKAMPKGGQLRTSVARNGSEVLIRVADTGCGIPQEALAKVFDPFYTTLSMGVDTGLGLSLCYSIMKEHLGSIEVESTAGVGTTLTVRLPVLTGEAPI is encoded by the coding sequence ATGAAAGACGACACCCTTGAGCGGCAGCTCGATATCTCTCTTGGGCGCCTCGAGGATCTTCCCGGGCATATCGACGCAGCTCCGGTGAAGGGAATCCTCTCCGAGGCGATCCATGACCTTTCGAACGTCTTGGGGGAACTGGCCGCGGCTCGCAGGCGCTCCGAGGAATTTCACGACCTCCTCGTCAACGCGATTCCCTCCTCGATCCTCCTGGTCGATCGAAACCTGCAGGTGCTTTTCGCCAACAGGAACTTTCTCGAAAAGATCTGCCGCAGCAAGGACAATATCGTCGGCAAACGGCTGTCCCAGGTTTTCCCGGAGGTGATCATCAAAGAGCTCGGCCTGGAGGAGGCGATTCGCGGCGTTTTCGACAGAGGCGGGTCCACGCAGGGACAAAGGTTTACCTACCGGGCACCGGGTGTGCCTCTGCGCACGTACTACTATCGCATGATGCCGGTGATCTGGGCGGCCAACGTGGATGCGGTCCTGCTGTTGATGGAGGATGTGTCCGAACAGGTTCAGTTGAGCAAGGAAGTGCGCTACGCCGAACGCCACCTCGCCAGCGTGGTCGACAGTGCCAGCGACATCGTGCTCTCCACCGACACGGAAGGGAGAATCCGGACCTGGAACCCGGCGGCGGAGAGGATCTCGGGCTACCGGGTAGACGATGTGAAAGGTCGTTCCCTGTTTGAGTATTTCGCCAAGGAGCACCGCGAGGATGGGAAGGCGTTCCTCTCGACCCTGGAGCTCCAAGGGGGACCTCGAACCGCGGATTGGATACTCCTCACTGCCGACGAAGGCAGCGTTTTCATCTCGTGGGTATTTTCCACCATAAAAGATGAAGCATCGCACACCACCGGGTTCGTGGCGGTTGGACGAGACCAGACCGAGCGCCGCAAGTTGGAGGCACAGCGCCTCCGGCGCGAAAAGCTGGCGGCCCTGGGCGTGATGGCGGGAGGGATCGCTCACGAACTCCTCAATCCCCTGGCGGTTTGTTCGTCCGCCGCCCAGTTTCTCATGAACGATGGGATCAAACCGGAGTTTCGACGCGAATGTGCGGAAAAGGTTCAGAGCGGCATTACCAGGGCCTCCGCCATCATCGAAAATGTGTTGATGTTCGCCCGCCCTTCGGACAATGCCGATTTTGTGCCCCTGGACATCTTGGCGGTACTAAACGAAATGTTTCGATTGGTTGCCTACGAGGCGAGGACTCAAAAAATCGAGCTGGTGGCCGATCTGCCGAACGAACGAATCGTTGTGAACGGGAACAACGGTCTTCTGCAGCAAGTGTTCATGAACCTTTTTCTGAACGCCATCAAAGCCATGCCCAAGGGGGGCCAACTGCGCACTTCGGTGGCACGCAACGGCAGCGAAGTCTTGATCCGCGTCGCCGACACCGGTTGCGGCATCCCGCAGGAAGCGCTGGCCAAGGTTTTCGACCCTTTCTACACTACATTGTCAATGGGAGTCGACACGGGATTGGGGCTGTCGCTTTGTTACTCGATCATGAAGGAGCACCTCGGCTCGATTGAAGTGGAGAGCACGGCAGGGGTGGGGACGACCCTGACGGTGAGATTGCCGGTGCTTACGGGCGAGGCGCCGATCTGA
- a CDS encoding response regulator, whose protein sequence is MPRGLFLIIDDEPQLCWLLEQLLRQEGCAAKAARSGCEALDLVKRFRFRLAFMDVKLPDADGIDLAGHLRELDPGLPIVLVSGSLSEDDVDLQKALADGLVCGFIRKPFKHEEIRKAIGCGRLH, encoded by the coding sequence ATGCCGCGGGGCCTCTTTCTCATCATCGACGACGAGCCGCAATTGTGCTGGCTTTTGGAACAGTTGCTTCGTCAAGAGGGTTGCGCGGCGAAAGCCGCGCGGAGCGGATGCGAAGCACTCGACCTGGTCAAGCGTTTCCGTTTCCGGTTGGCCTTCATGGACGTGAAGCTCCCGGACGCGGACGGGATCGATCTTGCCGGGCACCTGAGGGAACTTGACCCGGGCCTGCCAATCGTGCTTGTTTCGGGCTCCCTTTCCGAAGATGACGTCGACCTTCAGAAGGCCCTCGCCGATGGGTTGGTTTGCGGCTTCATAAGGAAACCCTTTAAACACGAGGAGATCAGGAAGGCGATCGGCTGTGGGCGCCTTCACTGA